A region of Allocoleopsis franciscana PCC 7113 DNA encodes the following proteins:
- a CDS encoding efflux RND transporter periplasmic adaptor subunit gives MMDLRQIKQFKSGVRFVALSGVLAVVSTGGWLIYSQTFNQAAQPLAVRLLTVKRGNVELVINESGTVELGGQQQLKSPGEVTVDRVLVKVGDRVRVGQKLLVLRNPQRQTNLENQQLEIRKQQLKLTRSRQKVEEAKEKLAAAQKELKEPLNQQFLIRKQELILERSRQKVEEAKEKLATAQQKLQQLEILDQKGFIPANELQEQKEQIRNAEFAVRDAQSVVNAEILELQRLQAEKQRPSQLQDQVIEAQSELQEARSSVNTDSSELQRLQVERESIQEQLQNNIVTAPIAGKVLDVQAKDGDGVKPGDVLLTLGNPAQELVNLQLSTLNATKVRVKQKARIKVIGPDAKSYQGQVKSLYPQAIAPDDNPGSSRSQSAQAKVPAIVQLDEPTGTLIPGSQVSVEIIQEQRQNVLTLDPSAIERSESKPFVWIRDDYGKAQKRPITLGLEGATHVEVRSGLRPDEHVILPPPETPLKPGIPVVPQTSFPTPSSNISPVQS, from the coding sequence ATGATGGATCTTCGGCAAATCAAGCAATTCAAATCCGGCGTTCGGTTCGTCGCCTTATCCGGAGTGTTAGCTGTCGTTAGCACTGGGGGTTGGCTAATCTATAGTCAAACATTTAATCAAGCGGCTCAACCGCTTGCGGTGCGTTTGCTCACAGTCAAACGAGGCAATGTAGAACTCGTGATCAATGAGAGTGGTACTGTTGAACTGGGAGGTCAACAACAGCTAAAATCTCCTGGAGAAGTCACGGTGGATCGAGTCCTGGTTAAGGTTGGCGATCGCGTTCGTGTTGGTCAGAAACTGCTCGTCCTCCGCAATCCACAGCGACAAACAAACCTGGAAAACCAGCAGCTAGAGATTCGCAAACAACAACTCAAGCTCACCCGCAGCCGCCAGAAGGTGGAAGAGGCGAAAGAAAAGCTGGCAGCCGCCCAAAAGGAACTCAAAGAGCCGCTCAACCAACAATTTTTGATTCGTAAACAAGAACTCATCCTGGAACGCAGCCGCCAGAAGGTGGAAGAAGCCAAAGAAAAGTTAGCCACCGCTCAACAGAAACTTCAGCAATTAGAAATTCTGGATCAAAAAGGCTTCATTCCGGCTAATGAACTGCAAGAACAAAAAGAACAAATCCGCAATGCTGAGTTTGCCGTGCGGGATGCTCAAAGCGTTGTTAACGCAGAGATTCTCGAACTTCAGCGCCTGCAAGCCGAGAAACAACGTCCCTCTCAACTCCAAGACCAGGTGATCGAGGCGCAATCTGAATTGCAAGAAGCTCGCTCCTCCGTTAACACCGATAGCAGCGAACTCCAGCGCCTTCAAGTAGAGCGAGAGAGTATTCAGGAGCAACTACAAAATAATATTGTCACGGCTCCCATTGCGGGTAAGGTTTTGGATGTCCAAGCCAAGGATGGAGATGGAGTCAAACCCGGTGATGTGTTGTTGACTCTAGGCAACCCGGCACAAGAATTGGTGAACCTTCAGCTATCCACGCTGAACGCGACTAAAGTCCGAGTCAAACAAAAAGCCCGGATTAAGGTGATTGGACCCGATGCTAAATCTTATCAGGGACAAGTCAAGAGCTTGTATCCTCAAGCGATCGCACCAGACGACAACCCAGGCTCATCCCGAAGCCAATCAGCCCAAGCCAAAGTCCCTGCGATCGTTCAGCTTGACGAACCCACGGGTACTTTAATTCCAGGAAGCCAAGTCAGTGTTGAGATTATTCAAGAACAACGACAGAACGTATTAACGTTAGATCCATCTGCCATTGAACGTTCTGAATCAAAACCGTTTGTTTGGATTCGAGACGATTATGGTAAGGCTCAAAAACGACCGATCACGTTAGGGCTAGAAGGAGCAACTCATGTAGAAGTTAGATCCGGCTTACGTCCCGATGAACACGTCATACTGCCCCCACCTGAAACTCCCCTCAAACCGGGAATACCTGTTGTTCCTCAAACGAGTTTTCCTACTCCTAGTTCTAATATTAGTCCTGTTCAGTCCTAA
- a CDS encoding Uma2 family endonuclease, with the protein MSLTQDLEISQDIPEDVIFPPSDLYSDEPQLESYFHLQQMLLLLKCLDWWWRDCNDFFSAGNLTIYYSPRQRKSEDFRGPDFFVVLGTERKPRKSWVVWHEDGKYPNIIVEILSSSTAATDRGLKKQIYQDTFRTPDYFWFDPDSLEFEGFHLLDGEYQSLEPNSQGLLWSQQLQLYLGIHQRQLRFFTAEGELVPTPEEVAEQEIQRAEQATQRAEQETQRAEQETQRAEQETQRAERLAAKLRELNIDPDTL; encoded by the coding sequence ATGTCCCTCACCCAAGACTTAGAAATCTCCCAAGACATCCCCGAAGATGTTATCTTTCCCCCTAGCGATTTATATAGTGACGAGCCGCAATTGGAAAGTTATTTTCATTTACAACAAATGCTGCTGCTGCTCAAATGCCTGGATTGGTGGTGGCGCGATTGCAATGACTTTTTTTCGGCTGGTAATCTCACCATCTATTACAGTCCACGTCAGCGCAAATCAGAAGACTTCCGAGGGCCGGATTTTTTCGTGGTACTAGGAACTGAACGCAAACCCCGTAAAAGCTGGGTGGTCTGGCATGAAGATGGGAAATACCCCAATATTATTGTAGAAATCCTCTCCTCTTCAACAGCCGCCACCGATAGAGGATTGAAAAAGCAAATATATCAAGATACATTTCGCACACCGGATTACTTTTGGTTTGACCCGGACAGCTTAGAATTTGAGGGATTCCATTTATTAGATGGTGAATACCAATCGCTAGAACCTAATTCTCAAGGATTGTTGTGGAGTCAACAACTACAGTTATATTTGGGAATTCATCAAAGACAATTACGCTTTTTCACCGCAGAAGGTGAGCTAGTTCCCACACCGGAAGAAGTAGCCGAACAAGAAATACAACGGGCTGAACAGGCAACACAACGAGCTGAACAGGAAACACAACGAGCTGAACAGGAAACACAACGGGCTGAACAGGAAACACAACGGGCTGAGCGATTAGCCGCGAAACTACGGGAGTTGAATATCGACCCAGATACCCTTTAA